In one candidate division WOR-3 bacterium genomic region, the following are encoded:
- the truA gene encoding tRNA pseudouridine(38-40) synthase TruA, translating to MPNIRLTIEFDGTNYAGWQIQPKQKTIQGLLEASLKKIFGQDITVYGCGRTDAGVSARNYVANCHCPDRLSPARIAAALNFYLPSDIFVKSAEVVSDDFHARYSAITKTYTYSIICNRSPLRSRFAWEVFPPLDIKRLEKGAKLFLGKKDFNPFCAIRSGNGICTIRSIHITKKGDEILIKITGDRFLYKMVRRIVGALVAYATGRITVNDIRASLAGKKGKPFTSAPAQGLILERVEYPKTGKGWRR from the coding sequence ATGCCCAACATCCGTCTGACAATTGAGTTTGACGGCACAAATTACGCCGGCTGGCAGATTCAACCAAAGCAAAAGACAATTCAGGGACTTTTGGAAGCGAGCCTGAAAAAAATCTTCGGGCAGGATATCACCGTTTATGGTTGTGGCAGAACCGACGCCGGTGTCTCAGCCCGGAACTATGTTGCCAACTGCCACTGCCCTGACCGCCTGTCACCAGCAAGGATCGCCGCCGCGCTCAACTTTTATCTACCTTCAGACATCTTTGTGAAATCGGCTGAGGTGGTCAGTGACGACTTCCATGCCCGCTACAGCGCCATCACCAAGACCTACACCTATTCCATAATCTGCAACCGCTCCCCTTTAAGGAGCCGGTTTGCCTGGGAGGTCTTCCCGCCTCTTGACATCAAAAGGCTTGAAAAAGGGGCGAAACTGTTTTTAGGTAAAAAGGACTTCAACCCCTTCTGCGCAATTCGGTCCGGAAATGGCATCTGCACCATCAGGTCAATTCATATTACAAAAAAGGGTGATGAGATTCTGATAAAAATCACCGGCGACCGCTTCCTTTACAAGATGGTGCGGCGGATTGTTGGTGCGCTTGTTGCCTATGCCACGGGCAGAATCACGGTAAATGATATCCGTGCCTCCCTTGCCGGCAAAAAGGGCAAACCATTTACCTCGGCACCGGCTCAGGGTTTAATCTTGGAACGGGTTGAATATCCGAAGACAGGCAAGGGCTGGCGCCGGTAA
- a CDS encoding TraR/DksA C4-type zinc finger protein, translated as MPKKEKTGPRVPLTKKELLRLEQLLLKEKQRILRQSNFTNEVMDTPRATGDLSSHRTHIADQGTENYQREFASQLKSIESEALREIDEALNRIATGTYGLCEECGEPIPLARLEVVPYARLCIKCLKKRKA; from the coding sequence ATGCCTAAGAAAGAAAAGACCGGCCCGCGGGTGCCGCTCACTAAAAAGGAGCTCCTCCGGCTGGAACAGCTCCTCCTAAAAGAAAAACAGCGCATCCTCCGGCAAAGCAATTTCACCAACGAGGTGATGGATACACCCAGAGCAACTGGCGACCTATCCAGCCATCGCACCCATATCGCTGACCAAGGCACGGAAAATTATCAACGGGAATTTGCCTCACAACTGAAATCAATCGAATCCGAGGCATTGAGGGAAATTGATGAGGCACTTAACCGCATTGCCACCGGCACCTATGGGTTATGCGAGGAATGCGGCGAGCCGATTCCCCTCGCCCGACTTGAGGTCGTCCCCTACGCCCGGTTGTGTATCAAGTGCCTGAAAAAACGCAAAGCCTGA
- a CDS encoding extracellular solute-binding protein gives TWRAPIYGQERLKVGMAPIPVAGNPAAIIYGTNIGMFRKATKEEKEAAWRFIKWFISPERQVEWSLGTWYVPIYRRCLNDPRLQRRFEETPGLFAAYKQMEYGVFEPRGLKWLAGRKALVEELEAATLGYKTPKQALQDAADRYRRQPLPVFGYSTRSKIKP, from the coding sequence CACCTGGCGGGCACCAATTTACGGGCAGGAGCGGCTTAAGGTGGGGATGGCACCAATTCCGGTTGCGGGAAACCCGGCGGCAATAATCTATGGCACCAATATCGGGATGTTCAGGAAGGCAACAAAGGAGGAAAAGGAGGCTGCCTGGAGGTTTATTAAGTGGTTTATCTCGCCAGAAAGGCAGGTGGAATGGTCGCTTGGAACCTGGTATGTGCCAATTTACCGGCGCTGCCTTAATGACCCGCGGTTGCAGAGGCGGTTTGAGGAGACACCGGGTCTATTTGCCGCTTACAAGCAGATGGAATACGGGGTTTTTGAGCCGCGCGGCTTGAAATGGCTGGCAGGGAGAAAGGCTTTAGTTGAGGAGTTGGAGGCGGCAACCCTCGGATATAAAACTCCAAAACAGGCGCTTCAGGATGCGGCTGACCGTTACCGGCGCCAGCCCTTGCCTGTCTTCGGATATTCAACCCGTTCCAAGATTAAACCCTGA